The following coding sequences lie in one Calidithermus timidus DSM 17022 genomic window:
- the nrdF gene encoding class 1b ribonucleoside-diphosphate reductase subunit beta yields the protein MNELLPNPQSPFSAVNWNRPEDGYTKMFWDQNVRQFWVDEEIPLSDDKLTWMTLSPQEQRLYEHVLGALTLLDTEQGSVGMPLLSQHMGSAQVRAVMGFMGAMEHMHAKSYSSIFSTLCTSECIEEIFEWVKHNRLLQEKLALVHERYCSVWGQKSLYLALCTSVFLESYLFYSGFFYPLLLAGQGKLVNSGEIINLIIRDESIHGVYVGLLAQGVFERFSHRAQLEARQEALGILEQLDQLEARYTAELYTPVGLEEQVTLFCRYNADKALMNLGLEPYFGIGEEQVNPVVLAGLRTETKNHDFFSTKGNGYVKATRVEPLRDEDFVF from the coding sequence ATGAACGAACTCCTCCCTAACCCACAAAGCCCCTTCAGCGCGGTCAACTGGAACCGGCCCGAAGACGGCTACACTAAGATGTTCTGGGACCAGAATGTGCGGCAGTTCTGGGTAGATGAAGAGATCCCCCTATCCGACGACAAGCTCACCTGGATGACCCTCTCTCCCCAAGAGCAGCGGCTCTACGAGCACGTGCTGGGGGCCTTGACCCTGCTGGATACCGAACAGGGCAGTGTAGGAATGCCCCTGCTCTCGCAGCACATGGGTAGCGCCCAGGTCAGGGCGGTGATGGGCTTCATGGGGGCCATGGAGCACATGCACGCTAAGAGCTACAGCAGCATCTTCTCGACGCTGTGCACCTCGGAGTGCATCGAGGAGATCTTCGAGTGGGTGAAGCACAACCGCCTCTTGCAGGAAAAGCTGGCCCTTGTACACGAGCGCTACTGCAGCGTCTGGGGCCAGAAGAGCCTCTACCTTGCCCTGTGCACGAGCGTTTTTCTCGAGTCCTACCTGTTCTACTCAGGCTTCTTCTACCCGCTGCTCCTGGCCGGACAGGGCAAGCTGGTGAACTCGGGAGAGATCATCAACCTGATCATCCGCGACGAGTCCATCCACGGGGTCTACGTGGGGCTGCTGGCCCAAGGAGTCTTCGAGCGTTTTAGCCACCGAGCTCAGCTCGAAGCGCGCCAGGAAGCACTGGGCATCCTCGAGCAACTCGATCAGCTCGAGGCACGTTACACCGCTGAGTTGTACACGCCCGTTGGGCTGGAGGAGCAGGTGACGCTCTTTTGCCGCTACAACGCTGACAAAGCCCTGATGAACCTAGGTCTGGAGCCCTATTTCGGCATTGGCGAGGAGCAAGTCAACCCGGTGGTGCTGGCCGGACTGCGCACCGAGACCAAGAACCACGACTTCTTCTCCACCAAGGGCAACGGCTACGTCAAGGCCACCCGGGTCGAGCCTCTACGTGACGAGGACTTCGTGTTCTGA
- a CDS encoding acyl-CoA thioesterase: MISSDKVTRAVHLVLPGDSNHYGNLFGGTAMAWMDEAAFVAATRHARSKVVTVHADALDFRHPVPQGSIVELVAWVKSTGHTSMRLEVEMWVEPMDKAERVLACRAGFVMVAVGPDGRPIPVPPLEEDCPRRSIP, translated from the coding sequence ATGATTTCTTCTGATAAGGTCACCCGCGCCGTACACCTGGTGCTACCGGGCGACTCCAACCACTACGGCAACCTCTTCGGCGGCACCGCCATGGCCTGGATGGACGAGGCAGCCTTCGTGGCCGCGACCCGCCATGCCAGGAGCAAGGTGGTCACGGTGCACGCTGATGCCCTCGACTTCCGCCACCCCGTCCCCCAAGGCTCGATCGTGGAGCTGGTGGCCTGGGTGAAGTCCACCGGGCACACCTCGATGCGGCTGGAGGTAGAGATGTGGGTCGAGCCCATGGACAAGGCAGAGCGCGTGCTGGCCTGCCGGGCCGGGTTCGTGATGGTGGCGGTGGGCCCCGACGGCCGGCCTATTCCCGTGCCGCCGCTCGAGGAGGATTGCCCGCGTCGGTCGATCCCTTAG
- a CDS encoding amino acid ABC transporter ATP-binding protein, producing the protein MSFLEIRDVHKRYGELEVLKGINLKVEQHQVVCLIGASGCGKSTLLRCINGLEVISAGEIRLEGDRISGPGVDLDRLRRKVGIVFQSFNLFPHMSVLQNVTLAPVQVLRMPKAEAEAKAMELLRRIGLEAKAKAYPDQLSGGQQQRVAIVRALAMDPQLLLLDEITSALDPELVSEVLNLLRELAAEGMTMVLATHEMSFAREVASKVCFLYQGVIHEEGPPEQIFGDPQQERTRAFLSKIIEAGRL; encoded by the coding sequence ATGAGCTTTCTGGAAATTCGCGACGTGCACAAGCGCTACGGCGAGCTCGAGGTGCTCAAGGGCATCAACCTCAAGGTCGAACAGCACCAGGTGGTGTGCTTGATCGGGGCCTCGGGCTGTGGCAAGAGCACCCTGCTGCGCTGCATCAACGGCCTCGAGGTCATCAGCGCGGGGGAGATCCGGCTCGAGGGCGACCGCATCAGCGGTCCCGGCGTCGACCTCGACCGCTTGCGGCGCAAGGTGGGGATTGTCTTCCAGAGCTTCAACCTCTTTCCCCACATGAGCGTGCTGCAGAACGTCACCCTGGCCCCCGTGCAGGTGTTGAGGATGCCCAAGGCCGAAGCCGAGGCCAAGGCCATGGAACTCCTGAGGCGCATCGGGCTCGAGGCCAAGGCCAAGGCCTACCCCGACCAGCTCTCCGGCGGGCAGCAGCAGCGCGTGGCCATCGTGCGGGCGCTGGCCATGGACCCCCAGCTCCTGCTCCTCGATGAGATCACCTCGGCCCTAGACCCTGAGCTGGTCTCAGAGGTGCTGAACCTGCTGCGAGAGCTGGCCGCCGAGGGCATGACCATGGTGCTGGCCACCCACGAGATGAGCTTTGCCCGCGAGGTGGCCAGCAAAGTGTGCTTCCTCTACCAGGGCGTCATCCACGAAGAAGGCCCGCCCGAGCAGATCTTCGGCGATCCCCAGCAAGAGCGTACCCGCGCCTTCCTGAGCAAGATCATCGAGGCTGGGCGTCTATGA
- a CDS encoding amino acid ABC transporter permease, which translates to MKPIDPNQGRSSAPSIPKDPTPLALWALAVCLLVILLAWRVLLNLYRILERNHLAGTGVEALLVLVGLLPLLLLLPVWRGFSNAGQARAALAVKDLITTRVKTAEAREWAQYAIGYGVAVLLVFLAIQFLLANDGAVGSTFFRLELIRDSFELVLKAFWKNVWMFCVAEVLILIWGLVIAVARMIPGRAGQPIRFLATVYTDAFRGLPTIISIYLIALGLPLANVPIVRDWRPEWLAILALTMSYGAYVAEVYRAGLDSIHPSQWSAARSLGLSFSQTLRFVIIPQAVRRIIPPLLNDFIALQKDTALVNVVGVIDGFNQAKIIASNKFNLSAVTTVAILFMIITIPQTRLVDRLLEQEKRRTRG; encoded by the coding sequence GTGAAGCCAATCGATCCGAACCAGGGGCGCTCGAGCGCCCCTTCGATTCCGAAGGATCCCACCCCCCTGGCCCTTTGGGCGCTGGCGGTATGCCTCCTGGTGATCTTGCTGGCCTGGAGGGTGCTGCTGAACCTGTACCGCATCCTCGAGCGCAACCACTTGGCCGGGACGGGGGTGGAAGCGCTGTTGGTGCTGGTGGGGCTGCTGCCGCTGCTGTTGCTGCTGCCGGTATGGCGTGGCTTTAGCAATGCGGGCCAGGCTCGCGCTGCGCTGGCGGTGAAAGACCTCATCACCACCCGCGTGAAGACCGCTGAAGCCCGTGAGTGGGCCCAGTACGCCATCGGCTATGGGGTGGCGGTGCTGCTGGTGTTTCTGGCCATCCAATTCCTGCTGGCCAACGACGGGGCGGTGGGCTCGACCTTCTTCCGCCTCGAGCTCATCCGCGACTCCTTCGAGCTGGTGCTGAAGGCCTTCTGGAAAAACGTCTGGATGTTCTGTGTGGCCGAGGTGCTGATCCTGATCTGGGGCCTTGTCATCGCGGTAGCCCGCATGATCCCGGGCCGGGCTGGGCAGCCCATCCGCTTCCTGGCCACGGTCTACACCGATGCGTTTAGGGGGCTGCCCACCATCATCAGCATCTACCTCATCGCCCTGGGGCTGCCGCTGGCCAACGTACCCATCGTGCGCGACTGGCGTCCGGAGTGGCTGGCGATCCTGGCGCTGACCATGAGCTACGGGGCCTACGTGGCCGAGGTCTACCGCGCAGGCCTGGACAGCATTCACCCCAGCCAGTGGTCGGCAGCGCGCAGCCTGGGCCTGAGCTTTTCCCAGACCCTGCGCTTCGTGATCATCCCCCAGGCGGTGCGGCGCATCATCCCGCCCCTCCTCAACGACTTCATCGCTCTACAGAAGGACACCGCGCTGGTCAACGTGGTGGGAGTTATCGACGGCTTTAACCAGGCCAAGATCATCGCTTCCAACAAGTTCAACCTCTCCGCCGTGACCACGGTGGCCATCTTGTTCATGATCATCACCATTCCCCAGACCCGCCTCGTCGACCGCCTGCTCGAGCAGGAGAAGCGACGCACCAGGGGCTGA
- a CDS encoding ABC transporter substrate-binding protein translates to MAKRWYALVGMAVVGAVALLGVQAQSATKIGDCELYGKRGEFPITPVTPGVLTVQTNLPAPGWWNGDTPETIKSGYEYCLAANIAHRAGLSQVKIVNVSFDALVAGQTRAFDLALSQVTITPERAKVVDFSPAYFSSDQGLLVRKGTKVNSSNIKTLRIGVQQGTTAVDFVKNVLKVPAANVRVFPDTPNMFTALQARQVDVVMLDTAIVLVQARQSGGALEVVGQYKTGEEYGAIYPKNSPNKAALDRIFKALEAEGVFKKLSQAYLSKEFGGDPSAIPYLKP, encoded by the coding sequence ATGGCTAAACGCTGGTACGCGCTTGTAGGCATGGCGGTGGTGGGGGCCGTGGCCCTCTTGGGGGTGCAGGCCCAATCCGCCACCAAGATCGGCGACTGTGAGCTTTACGGTAAGAGGGGGGAGTTTCCCATCACTCCGGTGACCCCCGGCGTCCTCACCGTGCAGACCAACTTGCCGGCTCCGGGTTGGTGGAACGGCGATACCCCCGAGACCATCAAGAGCGGCTACGAGTACTGCCTGGCGGCCAACATCGCCCATCGGGCCGGGTTGAGCCAGGTCAAGATCGTCAACGTCTCCTTCGACGCGCTGGTGGCCGGCCAGACCAGAGCCTTTGACCTGGCCCTCTCACAGGTCACCATCACCCCCGAGCGGGCCAAGGTGGTCGATTTCTCGCCCGCCTACTTCTCCTCCGACCAGGGTCTGCTGGTGCGCAAGGGCACCAAGGTGAACTCCAGCAACATCAAGACCCTGCGCATCGGTGTGCAGCAGGGCACCACCGCGGTGGACTTCGTGAAGAACGTGCTCAAGGTGCCTGCCGCCAACGTGCGGGTTTTCCCCGACACCCCCAACATGTTCACCGCCCTCCAGGCCCGCCAGGTGGACGTGGTGATGCTGGACACCGCCATCGTGCTGGTGCAGGCTCGGCAGTCGGGTGGGGCGCTCGAGGTCGTCGGACAGTACAAGACCGGCGAGGAGTACGGGGCCATCTACCCCAAGAACTCGCCCAACAAGGCCGCCCTGGACCGCATCTTCAAGGCCCTGGAGGCCGAGGGTGTCTTTAAGAAGCTCTCCCAGGCCTACCTCTCCAAGGAGTTCGGTGGCGACCCCAGCGCCATCCCTTACCTCAAGCCCTGA
- a CDS encoding aromatic ring-hydroxylating oxygenase subunit alpha gives MKPKLDVHPDISEASTLPAAFYKSAEFYERSKEKIFARSWQWVGDTDELKAPGTVKPLTLLEGCLDEPIVITRDYDDRLHVLSNVCTHRGMLVAESGDQNARYLRCRYHGRRFGMDGCFQAMPEFEGVRNFPSEKDNLPRIPFALWGQDKWLFVCLEPLLSLDQLLKPIQERVGWMPFSQFYFDPSRARDYLVRANWALYCDNYLEGFHIPYIHASLGAAIDYGSYSSEIYEWCNLQLGIASGGEGCFDLPKDSPDYGMRIAAYYYWVFPNLMLNFYPWGLSINVVRPLGPELTKVSFLPYVWDASRLEQGAGAALDRVEREDEVVVEAVQKGVKSRFYDRGRYSVKREQGVHHFHRLLARVLGED, from the coding sequence ATGAAGCCCAAGCTCGACGTTCATCCCGATATCTCCGAGGCCTCGACCCTGCCCGCGGCTTTCTACAAGAGCGCGGAGTTTTACGAACGGAGCAAAGAGAAGATCTTCGCCCGTAGCTGGCAGTGGGTGGGCGACACCGACGAACTCAAGGCCCCTGGCACCGTCAAGCCGCTGACGCTGCTGGAGGGCTGCCTGGACGAGCCCATCGTGATCACCCGCGACTACGACGACCGGCTGCACGTACTCTCCAACGTCTGCACCCACCGGGGCATGCTGGTGGCCGAGAGCGGCGATCAGAACGCCCGCTACCTGCGCTGCCGCTACCATGGCCGGCGCTTTGGCATGGACGGCTGCTTCCAGGCCATGCCCGAGTTCGAGGGGGTGCGGAACTTCCCCAGCGAAAAGGACAACCTGCCCAGGATCCCCTTTGCCCTGTGGGGCCAGGACAAGTGGTTGTTTGTCTGTCTCGAGCCCCTCCTGTCGCTGGATCAGCTGCTAAAGCCCATCCAAGAGCGCGTAGGCTGGATGCCTTTCAGCCAGTTCTACTTCGATCCCAGCCGTGCCCGCGACTACCTGGTACGGGCCAACTGGGCGCTGTACTGCGATAACTACCTCGAGGGCTTTCACATTCCCTATATCCACGCCTCACTGGGCGCCGCCATCGACTACGGCAGCTACAGTTCCGAGATCTACGAGTGGTGCAACCTGCAACTGGGTATAGCCAGCGGCGGGGAGGGTTGCTTCGACCTGCCCAAGGACTCCCCCGACTACGGCATGCGCATCGCGGCTTACTACTACTGGGTCTTCCCCAACCTCATGCTCAACTTCTACCCCTGGGGGCTCTCGATCAATGTCGTGCGGCCCCTGGGGCCCGAGCTGACCAAGGTCTCCTTCCTGCCCTATGTTTGGGACGCTTCGCGGCTGGAGCAGGGTGCCGGTGCGGCCTTAGACCGGGTCGAGCGGGAGGACGAGGTGGTGGTGGAAGCCGTGCAGAAAGGGGTGAAGTCGCGCTTTTACGACCGGGGGCGCTACAGCGTCAAGCGCGAGCAGGGGGTCCATCACTTCCACCGCCTGTTGGCGCGGGTTTTGGGAGAGGACTGA
- a CDS encoding c-type cytochrome: MLRIALVLALLGLCLALAHGGHAHFGVFPGWYSQAQAERGRVLALQQCAACHGPKLEGRYGPPLSGPRFLARWGGRSAEELGRYIATRMPLGRAGTLQEAQVLDLLAFILQANGYPAGMKDLEAGSLKQVQFLKP, translated from the coding sequence GTGTTGCGCATCGCCTTAGTCCTCGCCCTGCTGGGGCTGTGCCTGGCCCTTGCCCACGGTGGGCACGCTCACTTCGGGGTGTTCCCCGGTTGGTACTCCCAGGCTCAGGCCGAGCGGGGTCGGGTCCTCGCCCTCCAGCAGTGCGCCGCCTGTCACGGGCCTAAGCTGGAGGGCCGCTACGGCCCGCCCCTGTCCGGTCCCCGTTTCCTGGCCCGGTGGGGCGGGCGCAGCGCTGAAGAACTGGGTCGCTACATCGCCACCCGCATGCCCCTGGGGCGGGCGGGAACCCTCCAGGAAGCCCAGGTGCTCGACCTACTGGCCTTCATCCTCCAGGCCAACGGCTATCCCGCGGGTATGAAGGACCTCGAGGCCGGATCGCTCAAGCAAGTTCAGTTTCTCAAGCCCTGA
- the pdxT gene encoding pyridoxal 5'-phosphate synthase glutaminase subunit PdxT — translation MRVGVLALQGAFREHKRMLERLGAEVVEVRKPEQLEDLQGLVVPGGESTTIGKLAREYGIDEAVRQRVEEGSLAVWGTCAGAIWLAREIPRYPEQPRLGLMDIAVERNAFGRQVDSFEEELQIKGLSSPFHAVFIRAPAIVRVGPDVEVLARHAEASVLVRQGKLLASSFHPELTGDSRLHSLFLDMASSPVTT, via the coding sequence GTGAGAGTCGGGGTTTTGGCCCTGCAAGGGGCGTTCAGGGAGCACAAGCGGATGCTCGAGCGGCTGGGAGCCGAGGTGGTGGAGGTGCGCAAGCCTGAGCAGCTCGAGGACCTCCAGGGGCTGGTGGTACCGGGGGGGGAGTCCACCACCATCGGTAAGCTAGCGCGGGAGTACGGGATTGACGAGGCGGTGCGCCAGCGGGTAGAGGAGGGGAGCCTGGCGGTTTGGGGCACCTGTGCCGGGGCCATCTGGCTGGCCAGGGAAATTCCCCGCTACCCCGAACAGCCCCGCCTGGGCCTGATGGACATCGCGGTCGAGCGCAACGCCTTCGGGCGCCAGGTGGACAGCTTCGAGGAAGAGCTACAGATCAAGGGACTGTCCAGCCCCTTCCACGCGGTTTTCATCCGTGCGCCCGCCATCGTGCGGGTTGGCCCCGACGTCGAGGTGCTGGCCCGCCACGCTGAGGCCAGCGTGCTGGTGCGCCAGGGCAAGCTGCTGGCCTCGAGCTTCCACCCCGAACTCACGGGGGATAGCCGCCTACATAGCCTGTTTCTCGACATGGCAAGCAGCCCTGTGACGACCTGA